One Methylobacterium oryzae DNA window includes the following coding sequences:
- the fhcD gene encoding formylmethanofuran--tetrahydromethanopterin N-formyltransferase yields MSDLTLNGIPVVDTFAEAFDVAGTAIIVTNDTAKWAMIAATTMTGFATSVIGCGAEAGIDAELSPEETPDGRPGVRILLFGFEPNGLKDQLIKRVGQCILTCPGTACYAGVDGPTKIKLGGAIRYFGDGFAVAKRLPDATGKARRYWRIPVMDGEFLCEDSVRAVDGAVGGGNLLFLGRNHAETLKVAEIAVEAAKAVPGAILPFPGGIVRSGSKVGGRTKGMMASTNDAYCPTLKGRAGSALPAECGVVLEIVIDALTSQGVSDSMRAGLHAATEIGGKHGLIAVTAGNYGGNLGRHHYHLRDLIARDSAKPEG; encoded by the coding sequence ATGTCTGACCTCACCCTCAACGGCATCCCGGTCGTCGACACCTTCGCGGAGGCGTTCGACGTGGCCGGCACGGCCATCATCGTCACGAACGACACCGCCAAGTGGGCGATGATCGCCGCGACCACGATGACCGGCTTCGCCACCTCGGTGATCGGCTGCGGCGCCGAGGCCGGCATCGACGCCGAGCTGTCGCCCGAGGAGACCCCGGACGGTCGGCCGGGCGTGCGCATCCTGCTGTTCGGCTTCGAGCCGAACGGCCTCAAGGACCAGCTGATCAAGCGCGTCGGGCAGTGCATCCTCACCTGCCCGGGCACCGCCTGCTACGCGGGTGTCGACGGGCCGACCAAGATCAAGCTCGGCGGCGCGATCCGCTATTTCGGCGACGGGTTCGCGGTGGCCAAGCGCCTGCCCGACGCCACCGGCAAGGCCCGGCGCTACTGGCGCATCCCGGTGATGGACGGCGAGTTCCTCTGCGAGGATTCGGTCCGGGCCGTCGACGGCGCGGTCGGCGGCGGCAACCTGCTGTTCCTCGGGCGGAACCACGCCGAGACGCTCAAGGTCGCCGAGATCGCCGTCGAGGCCGCCAAGGCGGTCCCGGGCGCGATCCTGCCGTTCCCGGGCGGCATCGTCCGCTCCGGCTCCAAGGTCGGCGGCCGGACCAAGGGCATGATGGCCTCGACGAACGATGCCTACTGCCCGACCCTGAAGGGCCGCGCCGGCTCGGCGCTCCCGGCCGAGTGCGGCGTGGTGCTGGAGATCGTGATCGACGCCCTCACCTCGCAGGGCGTGTCCGACTCGATGCGCGCCGGCCTGCACGCCGCCACCGAGATCGGCGGCAAGCACGGCCTGATCGCCGTCACGGCCGGCAATTACGGCGGCAATCTCGGCCGCCACCACTACCACCTGCGCGACCTGATCGCGCGCGACAGCGCCAAGCCGGAGGGCTGA
- a CDS encoding formylmethanofuran dehydrogenase subunit C translates to MSTLTLRAAPPERLDLLNVNPRALSRLSQGEAERLEIGTTRTGVRLGDCFAVALDGSDTLTIEGGHERLDRVGASLSEGTIRVTGDVGQRLGAGMAGGSLTVTGHAGPYAASGATGGTITVEGDAGDYAGGAVYAAKAGLDGATLIIRGSAGAHLGDRMRRGTIVAGRAGAFAGSRMIAGTLAALAVGDHPGFGMRRGTLLVGSHGRMSPTFVETGTHDLVFLRLLAKALRGLSAEHADLLGNPLRRYSGDLATIAKGEIWVAA, encoded by the coding sequence GTGAGCACCCTCACCCTGCGCGCGGCCCCGCCCGAGCGCCTGGACCTCCTGAACGTCAACCCGCGGGCGCTCAGTCGCCTGTCCCAGGGCGAGGCCGAGCGCCTCGAGATCGGGACGACCCGGACCGGCGTGCGCCTCGGCGACTGCTTCGCGGTGGCGCTGGACGGCTCCGACACCCTGACCATCGAGGGCGGCCACGAGCGCCTCGACCGGGTCGGAGCGTCGCTGTCCGAAGGTACGATCCGGGTGACCGGCGATGTCGGCCAGCGCCTCGGCGCCGGCATGGCGGGCGGCAGCCTCACCGTCACCGGCCATGCCGGACCCTACGCGGCCTCCGGTGCCACCGGTGGCACGATCACCGTCGAGGGCGATGCCGGGGACTATGCCGGTGGCGCGGTCTACGCCGCGAAGGCCGGCCTCGACGGCGCGACGCTGATCATCCGCGGCAGCGCCGGCGCCCATCTCGGCGACCGGATGCGGCGCGGGACGATCGTGGCCGGGCGCGCGGGCGCCTTCGCGGGCTCGCGCATGATCGCCGGCACCCTGGCGGCGCTCGCGGTGGGCGATCATCCCGGCTTCGGCATGCGCCGCGGGACGCTCCTCGTCGGCAGCCACGGCCGGATGTCGCCGACCTTCGTGGAGACCGGGACGCACGACCTCGTGTTCCTGCGGCTGCTGGCCAAGGCCCTGCGCGGCCTGAGCGCCGAGCACGCCGACCTCCTCGGCAACCCGCTGCGCCGCTACTCCGGCGACCTCGCGACGATCGCCAAGGGCGAGATCTGGGTCGCGGCCTGA